The uncultured Campylobacter sp. DNA segment GCCTTTGAAATTAAATTTTTTTCTTGATTTTACTTAAAAAAATATTTAGATATACTTACGCGAAAATTTAAATAAAAGAGCCGTAATGAACGAAATATTAAGCAAAATAAAAACGCCCGCCTACGTCTGCGAAGAGGCCAAGGTGCGCAAAAATCTAGAAATTTTAAAACGCGTCAAGGATGAAAGCGGCGCGAAGGTGCTAGTCGCCCTAAAAGGCTTTGCATTTAGCGGAGTGATGGGGCTTGTCGGCGAATACCTAGACGGCGCGACTTGCAGCGGCCTGCACGAGGCTAAATTTGCCGCAAAATACGCTCGCGGCGAGATTCATACGTATTCTCCGGCATTTAAAGACGAGGATATAGATGAGGTGCTAGCGCTCTCAAAGCACGTGGTTTTTAACTCCTTTGCGCAGTGGGCTAAGTTTAAGCAAAAAGCCCTAGCCGCGGGCGTTACCTGCGGGCTTCGCGTAAATCCCGAACTCTCCGTCGCGCCGACTGACGCTTATAACCCGTGCGGCAGGTATAGCCGCCTAGGCATCACTCGCGCAAATTTTGACGCAGACGCGCTTGAGGGTATCACAGGACTGCATTTCCACGCGCTTTGCGAGGAGAGCGCGCAGAGTCTGGAGACCGTGCTAATGGCGTTTGAGGATAAATTCGGCGAGTTTATACCGCGTATGAAGTGGGTAAATTTCGGCGGCGGACATCACGTGACAAAAGAGGGCTACGACGTGGATATGCTCATAAATTTGATCAAAAATTTCCGCGCAAAATACGGCGTCGAGGTCTATATAGAGCCTGGCGAAGCGGTGGGCTGGCAGACGGGATTTTTGGCTGCTTCGGTGCTTGATTTCGTACAAAACGAAAAAACCATAGCCATCCTAGACGTCTCAGCCGAGGCGCATATGCCCGATACCGTGCTGATGCCCTACCGACCAGCGGTGCGCGGCGAGAGCAAAGGCGGTAAATTTAGCTACCGTTTTGGCGGAAATACCTGTCTAGCGGGCGATATCGTGGGGCTTGATGCGGGCGAACCGGAGTATAAATTTGACGCGCCGCTAAGCGTGGGCGATAAGGTGATCTTTGAGGATCAGATCCACTACACGATCGTAAAAAACACGACCTTTAACGGCATAAAGCTACCTGATTTACTGCTTCTAAAAGAAAACGGCGAGCTTGTAACCGTGCGGGAATTCGGTTTTGAAGAGTATGAGAGACGAAACTAAATTTG contains these protein-coding regions:
- the nspC gene encoding carboxynorspermidine decarboxylase, which translates into the protein MNEILSKIKTPAYVCEEAKVRKNLEILKRVKDESGAKVLVALKGFAFSGVMGLVGEYLDGATCSGLHEAKFAAKYARGEIHTYSPAFKDEDIDEVLALSKHVVFNSFAQWAKFKQKALAAGVTCGLRVNPELSVAPTDAYNPCGRYSRLGITRANFDADALEGITGLHFHALCEESAQSLETVLMAFEDKFGEFIPRMKWVNFGGGHHVTKEGYDVDMLINLIKNFRAKYGVEVYIEPGEAVGWQTGFLAASVLDFVQNEKTIAILDVSAEAHMPDTVLMPYRPAVRGESKGGKFSYRFGGNTCLAGDIVGLDAGEPEYKFDAPLSVGDKVIFEDQIHYTIVKNTTFNGIKLPDLLLLKENGELVTVREFGFEEYERRN